The Kosmotoga olearia TBF 19.5.1 sequence GGGTTGATGATGTTTTAAAGATATTGCAAATGAACTCGGTTGAAGGTCTCGAAAAAACCGACATTCCAAAAAATTTCATCAGCCTTGGCGAAGATTCATTTAAGTCGGTACAACTTATGCACGACTTAATAAAAACACTGCTTGACATTGTTGAAAGCTCCTTTGCTCCTAAAGAGATCGGTAAAGAAGTCAAGGAAATAGATGAACTAGAAAATTACGAGTTCGACACGGATGTTCGTTCGGTAGAACTCGGAAAAATGCTTTACGCCCAAAAGAATAGGATGAATCCCGTGGATATTCTCTACCTCGAGAAATTGACGACAACAATTTCGGACATTGCTGATAGCGCTGAAAACGTTGCGGAAGCTATTCTTATGGTAATCAAATCATAAGAAGGCCCAAATTTTTTCATCTGGAGGGATTTTCTTGCTTTTATATATCTCGCTAGCTTTAGGATTCGGTCTTGCTATGACCATCGGAGGAAACGATGTCGCTAACTCCATGGCAACCGCTGTTGGTGCTAAAGCAATTACCGTTAGACAGGCTGTGCTAATTGCGGCTGTTCTCGAATTCTCCGGTGCTTTCCTTTTTGGCACACACGTTACAAGTACCATCACCAAAGGAATACTGGAACCGGCCTTTATAGGTTCTCAAAATGCTCTTGTTTTTGGGGCTATTTCCGCTCTCATAGGAGCATTTGCCTGGCTCGTCCTGGCTACTCTTGGTGGCATGCCGGTATCGACAACCCACTCTATCATTGGCGGAATGGTTGGATTCGGTTTGATAGCTGGAGGACTGCAGGCTGTAAACTGGGTAAAAATGCTCATGATCGTAAGTAGCTGGATTATATCACCTCTTGTCGGTGGATTCATCGCATATGTGGTATTCAAATTAATTGCAGCCAGTATTCTCAAAAAAGAAGATTTGATGACTGCTACAAAGCATTACGCACCCATTTTCATCAGTTTTGCCTTCTTTACAATCGCTTTCCTTTTCACCGTGAAAACACTTAAAAACCCTGTCAATATATCATTATTCTGGGGATTATTGTTCTTTGTTATTTCTTTTGTTATCAGCAGTTTGCTAATACGAAGATTTCTCAAAAAAAAGCAAACAGGAGACTGTTACGAGGTTGTAGAATCTACATTCAGAAAAATGCAGATCCTGACATCTTGTTATGTGTCCTTCTCCCATGGAGCCAACGATGTTGCTAATGCGATTGGACCTCTCGCGGTGGTTTATTTCGCCCTGACAGCCGGGGGAATTGGAGAAACCGTGAACATCCCATCGTGGATGCTTGCCATCGGTGGCTTCGGTATAGCTCTGGGCGTAGGGCTTTGGGGGAGAAAGGTTATGGCAACTGTCGGAACGCAAATCACAACACTAAACAACACCCGTGGTTTCAGCATCGACTTCGCGGCAGCCACATCTGTTCTCATAGCTTCCGTCTTTGGAATGCCCGTTTCCACGACTCACGTCGTTGTCGGGGCTGTTACCGGAGTCGGAATGGCGAGGGGGTTCGAAGCCGTTAATAAAGGGGTGCTCAAGAATATCCTCTGGGCATGGCTTGTAACAGTACCGGTTACAGCAGGCATTTCTGGATTTGTCTTCTATCTTTTCAGCAAAGTTTTCATAATGTGATGGGTATGGAAACCATATATTCTTTTAGTCGATCTGATATGAGAAGCTCTTTACCGTGAATCGCTATAAAAAGTTTTTTTGAGCTACACCGTGAAACCGCCGAACGTAATCTGTGAGGATCAATTTTAGCAAAAAATTCCGGGAACTCACTTATTGCGAGAGTGGTTTCGTACTTAAAATTTCCGGTTTTTACCAGAAGTTTCAGTGTTTCAGCTTTTGAAATTAAAAGAACACTGAATCCCTTTTTCACGAGTCTTGCCATTTTCTTCAAACCTGTGAGAAGAAGATTTCTGTCTATCGGTGTCTCTTTGTAAGTATTTTTCTTCAAAGAAAATATCCTCTCCTCATATACCGGTGTTCTGTCATTACAGAAAGAAAACAGCAAAGGACCCGCCTTTAGTCCAACGTCATTGATACCGTCTCCGAAAACGATCTCCACATTCTTCAAAGTTTCCAGTGCTTTGAATAAATGTCTCACCGTTACGTAAGGTAAAGATACCTGGAAATTTCTTTTTGATTCGGTCTTCAAAAATGCAATAACGGTCATATTCGAACTCGTTGAAACCATAGCGGTTTCATTGCCACCACCGAAGATCGTTACCATCTCACCTTCAACGTTTATTGAGGAAGCGAAGTTTAATTTTCGCCTGAATTCGGATAATTCCATCTTGAACAATGCTTCAAACTTCCGTTCCATTCTAGGTCGCTCTTCTATCTTTGAGTTTTCTATGATCAATCTATCGCCATTGGCAGAAATCACAAGCTTTTTATCGCCAAGAGAAAATTGGATATTCTCCTCCTTCGACTTCCGTTCTTTCAAAACCCTTACCTGGTCAATAGGTAAGATGTATGTTCCTGAGAACGGAGATACCTCTTTATTTACAGCTAATTCAAGCTTTCCACAACCATCACTCACAAAGAACCTGAGCCCTTTGAAGTAATGCAATCTCACGAAGCGAAAGCCGGGTTCAACTGTCCCGGCAAATTTTTCACATAGCTCAAGTATTTTTTTGTATTCCCCGTTTTTCAGAACGAATTGCATTCATCTTCACCCTAAAAGAGTGTTATTTGCTCTTTTTCAGGAAGTCCTTTGAAGGCCCCATACTTTCTCAGTATTTCCACGTGCGTTTTGTTGATCGAAGTCCTTTTCAAAAGATCTTCCACTGAACTAAATGGCCTCTTCTCACGCTCTTTTATTATCGAAATGGCTACTTTATACCCAAGGTTTTTTAGCCTGTTAAAAGGTATTCTGAGGGCGTTGCCTTCTATCAAAAAACGTCTCGCATCTGATTTCTCTAAATCAACAGGCAGAAAGGAATAACCTCTAAGGCGCATTTCCAGCACGATCTCAAGAAGCGTTTCTTTGGATCTTTCTTTGACATTCTTGTTTGCATTATTTTTGAGATTTGTAATTTCCTTTCTTATACCACTTACATCACCAAGAGCGAGATCTACATCGAATTCGTCACCCTTTATTGTAAAGTAAGTTGAATAAAAGGCCAGGGGATAATGAACCTTGAAATACGCCACCCTGTAACCCATACTAACATAAGCAACAGCGTGAGCCTTCGGGAAAAGATATTTGATCCTTCGGCAAGATTCAATAAACCATTCTGGTACTTCTGCTTCCTGCATCATTTCAACTTCCTCATCCGTTATGCCTTTCCCTTTTCTCACCTTTTCCATTATTTTGAATGCTTTTAACGGCTCTATTCCTTTTGAAATCAGATAATTCATAATGTCATCTCGACATGCAATGACATCTGACAGCGTTGCTTTTTTCGAAACTATCCAATCACGAGCGTTATTCAACCAAACATCTGTTCCATGGGAGAGCCCGGATATTCTCACAAGCTCACCAAAGGTTTTCGGACGGGTCTCCCGGAGCATTCCCCGAACAAACTGTGTACCAAACTCGGGTATCCCGAGAGTTCCCACATCTGTACCTAAGTCACGAGGATTTATTCCTAAAACCTTCGTCGAAGAGAATATAGACAAAGTATCTTTATCATCCATGGGAACAGTCGTTGGATCGACACCTGTTATATCTTTGAGCATCCTTATAAAAGTTGGATCATCGTGTCCCAGCGCATCTATCTTGACCAGATCATCGTGAATCACTTCGTAAGCGAAATGTGTTGTCATTGTTCGAGATTTCGTGTCGTTTGCTGGAAACTGTACAGGGGTGAACTCATGCACATCTCTGTCCTTGGGAACGATCATAAGACCGCCAGGATGCTGTCCTGTGGTTTTTCTGACTCCAACGATTCCAGAAGCAAGGCGGTCTATCTCCGCCCTCCTCAACTGCTTTTTGGAACGTTCCATGTAGGCTTTTACAAACCCATAAGCGGTTCTTTCAGCAAGCGTGCTTATCGTGCCTGCTCTGAAAACGTGATCTTTACCAAAAAGCTTTTCAAGGTATGCATGAGCTCTTTCCTGATATTCTCCCGAGAAGTTTAAATCTATATCTGGTACTTTGTCACCTTCAAACCCCAAAAAGGTTTCGAAAGGAATGTTCTGGCCGTTTTTTTGCATTAGCGCACCGCATTCGGGACAGCTTTTGTCTTTAAGGTCGTATCCGGATTCAACTGAACCGTCCAGAACGAATTCCGAATGTTTACATGCAGGACATACATAGTGAGGTGGTAACGGGTTCACTTCGGTAATTCCCAGCATCGTCGCAACCAGAGAACTTCCAACAGAACCTCTGGAACCAACAACATATCCGTCTTCGTTGGACTTTCTAACGATCTTCTGAGCAATAAGGTAAAGGACAGCGTAACCATGACCTATGATAGCACGAAGCTCTTTTTCAAGACGCTTTTCAACGATTTCCGGGAGTGGATCTCCATAGATCTCATGGGCCGTTTTGTATGTTAGTTCCCGTACCTGTTCGTCCGCTCCTTCGATAATGGGTGGATGAAGTTTCCCTCTTATAGGTGCTATATTCTCAACCATTAAGGCTATTTTTCTGCTGTTCTTTACAACAACTTCGTAAGCGATCTCTTCGTCTTCAAAAATCTCCTTTGCAGCTTCAAGCATTTCTTCTGTGGTTCTAAGATAGAGAGAGGGTTGCTTGTCAAAATTCTGGTACTCTTGTGCAGCTTCAAGTACGGCACGGTAAATAGCATCCTCTGGTTCTAAGAAATGAACATCTCCGGTCATCACCACAGGAATGTTCAGTTTTTTGCCTATCCTGTAGAACTCGCGGTACATATTTTTGAGATTCTCTCGTGTTATATGAGCTTCTGCTTCGTTGTAGTCCAGAACATCCAGCGGCATAATCTCTATAAAATCAAAAAATTTCGCGATCTCCTCAAGCTCCGCAGCATTTGCTCCGGAAAGATACGCCTTCGAAAGTTCTCCAGATATACAAGCTGAACCAATGATCAATCCCTCACGCTTTTCGAGAAGAATGCTCTTCGGTATTCGAGGCTTCTTATAGAAATATTTTGTGTGTGACAACGTAACAAGCTCATAGAGATTTCTCAAACCCGTTTTATTTTTTGCGAGTATGGTTACATGAAGCGGTCTCAAGCTCGAGATGTTTATGTGCTTTCTCAAATTTTCGAGCTCTGCTATCTTCTTTATTCCTCTCTTCTTCGCCATAGAGAGAAGCTTCTTGAAAACCTCAGCGGTTATTCTCGCATCCTCTGAAGCCCTGTGATGTTCAAAATCTCCGAGTTTTAGACGTTTAACAACATTGTCTAAAGAATAGCTTTTCGATTTGAGAAGGCTTTTGGATAAAGCCAGAGTATCTATATAAGGTAATTTCCAGTCTTCGTTGTACAGCTGCTTGACCGCGTTTCTTACAAAGCGGTAATCGAAAGTTGCGTTGTGAGCAACCAGAACAGAATCTTTACAAAACTCGAGAAATTTCGGTAGTACTTCAGAAAGCGATGGGGCATCTTCCAATTCTCTATCACTGATCCCTGTTATTCTGGTAACTTTTTCAGAAAGATTTCTTTCTGGTTTTACAAAAGATGAGAATTCTCCTATTACTTCGGTTCCTTTCAGCTTAACAGCGCCTATTTCAATGATTTCATCTGCTGAAGGATCAAGCCCGGTGGTTTCAAGATCAAAAACCACATAAATGCTGTTCATCAACTCAAGGTTTTTATCTTCTATTTCCCTTACGATGGGTTCTGAATCATTTACCATGTAACCTTCCATTCCAAAGATAGGTTTTATCCCGCTTTTTTTCGCGGCAAAGTAGAAATTTGGAATGGACTGAACAACACCGTGATCCGTAAGGGCTACAGCATCGTGTCCCCAACTTTTAAGGGTTTTGAACAATTCGTTAACATCGACAATAGCATCGAGTGCACTCATTTTTGTATGGAGGTGAAGTTCGACGCGTTTCTCCTCGGCATTATCTTTCCGCTTCGGGAGTTCGATCTGGTTCAGGTCTCTTACCATTAAAACTTCTTCTTTTATCCTGTCATCATATTCAAGCTTTCCTCTTACCAAAAGCTCGTCCCCGTTATTTATTCCATTCCATACCTCTCTGGCTTTTGCGCCGATCAACTTACAGATTATCGAATCGGTAAAATCCGTTACATTGAAGGTAAGAACAGACACCTTTCCATTCCATTTATCAAGACCAAAGACCTTTCCAGCAACAACCACATCTTTTTCTCTACCCATAACATCACAAATCTTCTGTGGTGCCTGTCTGATTCTTCTCCCGAGAATTACTGTACTCTCCTTTTTAGAGGGTTTCAAAACCTGTGCTGATTCGCCAGAAGTCGCTGAAGAAGGCGAAAGTATTAAAGGTGTTTCGGGCACAATATCTGGCTTAGCTTCATTCTGTATGGGTTCAAAAATTATTTCGAAAGGGATATTTTTCCCTGCAGTCTTCTTTATCGCCTGTCGTAAATCATCTTTTTTTGATCTTATACGCGCTTCTGCAAAACTATTTTTAACGTGTATGATTATTTTCTCACCATCAAATTTGATATCCGACTGTTCTAGATAAGAAGCCAGACCATTCGTGTGTTTAATAAAAGCGTCGATGTCAAATTCAGCATCATCTACTCCGGAGGGCTCTTTGCCAGCCAAAGGAACTCCATCCGGATGATGTAAAGATTCACTGACGGGTCTGAACCCAAGAGAAACCCTTATGTTTAGTTGCGCAGAAGCTACTTTTACAAAACGCTCCAGAAGAAATCTTTTGATTTTTTCTGGAAGTTTGTCATCGAATACAAGAGTCATTTCTCTCTTTGAGAGGTCCACAACTGCATCCAGCACATAAAATGAATCACAGTTGTACTCCGGATAAAAACCAAGGATTCTTTCAACAATCCTGGAGATTGGTATATTCAATTCTTTGAAACGTAACTTCACCTATGAGCACCTCCGGGAAATCTTCGAAAGGAGATATGACACCATGCAACTGCCAGAGCATCCGCAGCATCATCAGGTTTTGGAGTTTCGTTCATTCCCAGAAACTTTTTCATAACCCGCTGGATCTGCCCCTTCTCAGAACGACCATATCCAGTAACTGATTGTTTAACCTGGTGCGGTGTGTATTCAAAAATGGGAATACTAAGCTGCTTCAAAACCAGCAAAACAACCCCTCTCGCTTCTCCAACCTGAATGGCAGTTGTAACGTTTCTGAAGAAGAAAAGCTCTTCGATAGCAGCTTCATCTGGTCGATACTCTTCCACAATTTCGTGGAGGCGATCGTATATCTTCAACAGTCTATTTGGGATCGGCTCACCCGGTTTTGTTTGAATAACACCGTAACCAACCAGCGAGACTTTTGAGCCAGAAACATCTATCAAACCGTATCCTAAAGTGCCAAAGCCAGGATCGATACCAAGGATTCGAGTACAACTCTTTGCCAAAACAACACCTCCAGCTTTACCATTTTACTTCCTGAAAATCTGCGAAAGAGATAGAACAATCTCTTCACGTGGGAAAGGAGGCTTTGACAGAATCAAACGCTCACCAGCAAAGGTTTGCAAAAGGGCAGTTCCTGTTCACATGGTTTCTTTTTCGATACAAAACCGGTATATTTCTCTGAAGCAAAAAACTACGTCAGTCTTTCACTATTTTTTGGCTCAATCCCCTGCTCTTCTAAATCTTTAAGAAGTTTTTCATAAGCCTTTCTCGCGGCGTCCTGTTCCGCAGCTTTCTTCGTTTTCCCGTAACCAACGGCAAGCGCTTTTCCATTAACCCGCACCTCTACGTGGAAGAGCTTGTTCTGAGGAGTGCCGATGTTTTCTATGTAAGAATATTCAGGTCGTACACCCAGATTACCCTGTGTTAATTCTTGAAGGGTCGTCTTGTAATCAAGCACAAGTTCTTTATTCAAAGCTTTTTCTATATAGATTCCTAATTTCTCTTTCACAAAATTCCTCGCTATCTCGAATCCTTCGCTCAAATAAAGGGCGCCAAGGATAGCCTCAAAAGCATCGGCCAGTATCGAGTCCCGTCCCCTTCCGCCAGTCTTTAGCTCTCCTTTGCCAAGAAGCAGGTACTCCCCTATGTTCATATTCCGAGCAACCTCTGCCAGAACTTTTTCGCTTGCTACGACCGCACGTGTTTTTGACATCACACCTTCATCTACGTCGTACTCTCTGTACAAGAGATCTGCAAGCGAAAGAGCCAGCACAGCATCCCCAAGGAATTCCAATCTTTCATTCGATTCAACATTCATTCCCTTACGTACAACTTCATTTGCATAAGAAGAATGACACAGAGCTTTGAAAATCCACTCTGTGTCAATATCCAAATCGTTTTTCTTGCAAAACTCTTGAACTTTCTTATAATACTCTTTCATCTCACCCATTTCCTGACTCTTTCAGCTATCGATTCCGCGTCAAGTCCGGCAATTTTATAAAGGTCTTTTTTACTTCCAGAAATGAAGTACCTATCGATTCCGATTTTTTCGAATTTCTCCGGCAGGAATCCCGCCAATGCAAAGTAGCTTTCAAGGAGCGTTCCAAGGCCACTGTTCACGTTATGATCTTCAAAAGAACAAACTTTACCCTTAAGATATTCCTTTACTTCCTCAAAATTTGCGTCAAGAGGACAGCTTACATTCAAAATGGTGATTTCTATTCCTTCAGCCTTAAGCTCATCAGCAGCTTTAACTGCTTCTGTTGTTACCTGTCCTGTAACGACAACCGTGGCATCTTTTCCTTCGCGAATGACATCAACCTTTCCATATTCAAATTTATAGTCATCACCAAAGAAAGGTTTGCCATTTGCGTCCGTTATTATATCCATTTTCGAGCGTCCCATGGCTATAATGAAATTTCCTTTGTTTACAGCCGCATATCTTACAGCTCTGTCTGTCTGGTTGGGATCTGCAGGAACGATTAGCTTGAAACCGTATAGATTCTTTATGGCACCTATATAGTCGAGACAGTGATGGGTCTTTCCATCTTCCCCAACATCTATACCCACGTGGGTTACACCAACCTTCAAGTCAGTTTTGTTTATATCGTTGAGTCTTTGTTGGTTATAGGTTTCATCAATTCCAAAGACCCCAAAATCTGCAAAGAATGTTTTCGCACCTGATATGGACATGGCGCCAGCAACCGTTACAGCGTTGTGTTCCTGCACACCGATCTGGACAAAATTCTCGGGCCATACTTTTTCGAAATCCTCAAGTTTCGTTGAAGGTTTGAGGTCGCAATCAACAACCGCTATGGGCGCCTTTCCTTTGTTAATCTTTGCAAGATCCGCTAAAGCCTTCCCGAAAGCGGAACGATTATCAAGTTTTTCAGAAGCGCCGTAAGTTATCGGTGTTCCGGGATCGATTTCAACGAACTCCGTCGGCGGTACAATTGGCTCGTGATAGGAAGGTAATTTCTTTCTCATCTCAAGGTACTTTTCAAGATCATTTTCTACTCCGAGTTCAGCGAGAGCCTTCTTACAAGCTTCCAGATCTAGTGGCTTTCCGTGATATCCAACGACATCTTCCATAAAGCTGACACCTTTACCCATAACTGTTTTCGCAATTATTACCACAGGTCCCTCCGAATAATTGGAAGCTTCGCACAGCGCATCGTTAAGAGCTTCGTAATCGTGGCCATCGACTTCGATGACTTTCCAGCCGTCAGCTTCATAATTAGCCTTTATATCGACAAACATAACATCATGAGCTCTTCCAGATATCTGTGCATCGTTATAATCGATAACTGCCACCAGATTGTTCAACCCGTACTTCACCGCTGTCCTTCTGGCTTCAGCAACCTGTCCTTTTGCCTGTTCAGCATCACCCATTGCAACGTAAACCTGGAAATTCTTGCCGCTTATCTTAGAAGCAAGGGCCATACCAACACCGGCAGAAAGCCCTTGCCCGAGATTACCGGTAGTCCATTCCACACCAGGTATGCCACGGGTTATGTGACCCTCATAAATACTGCCAGCATGTCTGAATCCTGCAATAACTTCGTCAATATTGAAAAAACCAAGTCTCCCAAGTGCCGCATAAACACCTGGAGAAGTATGGCCATGACTAATAACAACCCTGTCTCTGTTAGGATCGAAAGGATTTTCAGGATCGATATTTGCATACGCATAAAGCATAAGGTAGATATCTATCGATGACATCGAACCACCAGGATGACCTGATTTAGCAACTGTGGTCATCTTTAAGATATCACCACGACAGATACGTCCAAGTTCTTTGAGTTCAGCTATTTTCTGTTCTGAAAGCTTTTTTTTCGCCATTCTGATACCTCCAATCCTCAACTATTTATCATCTTCTTCAAGCTCTATGTCTTCATCTTTCTCTCTAAGAAGTTCTTCTGGATCTGTGTCTGAAAGAAAAGAAACCTGGCTTTTTCTGAATTCATCGAAAGGAATTTTCAATAGCTGACCGTCATCCGCTACAAGCGTCAGCATCTTGAGAAAAATATTGACGGTGAGAACTTTGCAGGTTTTGTTCTGGTATTCCACCACGGTCCCTTCATCGGGTATATCTTTAAGTTCTTCTTCGTACAGATCCTGCTCGTAAGCAAGACAGCACAACAACCTGCCACATCGTCCTGAGATTTTTGCAGGGTTAATTAACAGTTGCTGTTTTTTCGCATGCTTTAACGTAATGCTTTCAAAATTCCTGAGAAATCTCACACAACATGCAACCATACCACACAGTCCGAGACTTCCCTGCATTTTAACCTCGTCACGGATACCAACCTGTCTTAACTCTATACGCGTTTTGAATGTCCTTGCGAGATCTTTGACCAGTTCCCGAAAGTCCACCCTGCTATCGGCTCCAAAATAAAATACGATTCTCGAACGGTCAAACATATATCTTGCTTCAAGTAACCTCATAGGCAAACCATGTTTCTTGATGAGCTCTTTACAAATCTCAAAGGCTTTCTCTGAATCTTCCTGGTTCTTTCTGTGAACCTCTTCGTCTTCTTCTGTCATTTTTCTCAAGATTGGCTTTATCTCTTCGCTTAACTGATCTATTCTCATTATAACAGGGCCATATCTAACCGTTCCAACATCAAGACCAAACTCGCCCATAGCGATCACACGGTCCCCTGGACGTAATTGCAAATCTTCTGCGGTGTATTTACTGAGTTTTCCAACAGCGTGGAATTCCACACCATAAACATGTCCATATATCTCAGGCATATTTTCCCTCCATTTCTAGCGTTTCACAAAAATTTCTCTTGCGCTGTAAAGAATTCTGTGTAATATGAGATCTCTATTCAATGAACCAATTTTCAATCTCGATAACCTTTGACACCACAGGAAAACTTCCTCAGATTCTGCCGTATTTTTAAGATCCAGGTCCATCAACCATTCGAGTAATTCCAAATTCTGTATGAGATTCCATCTTGAAGTTCTACTGATAATGAACGAGTCATGAATCAACGTTCCTAAAACCGCTGCAATCTCCTGAAGAGTATGGAAATAATTACCGTTGGTGTTCAAAGTTTTTTTCAATACCACAAATTTCTTAAAAAACTCGTGTTCCCCCTCAGAAACAATCCTACGAATAACCTCAAGATAAAACTTTCGTCGCATCAAATATTCTTCAGGCCGAGAATCCGTAAGTTTCTCAAATTTTGTCACCAGATCCTGAAAATTCAATTGCTCAAAGCTCTTCAATGCTTCTATCAATTGTGACACATCATTGTCGAGACAATGTTTCAGAACTTCGAAATCTTCAAAGCAACCCGCGTAAATGTACTTAACATCCTCCCTGTACTTTTTCTTCAGAGCATCTAACATTTCGTAAGGATAATCCATTTCAAAGAAAATGCTCCGGCTCCTTATCGTTGGAAGAAGAGATTCCCACGAAGTCGTTGTCAGTATCAATGTCGCAAATTCCGGTGGTTCTTCAAGTGTTTTCAAAAAAGCATTGGAGGCCTCAGGAGTAAGCCTTTCAACTCTATGAATGACAACATATTTTTTCTTGCCATTTGCAGGTTTATGGAGCAAGAAACGTTCAACATCCAATATATCGTCAATTCCTATGTTTCCTGAAGATGGTTGTACTACCAGGAGATCCTCGGTTTCTCGTTGCGAATTCCATTTCGTATCACTCCGAACAAGCTCAAAAGCTCTCTGCAACAAAAAACTTGGCGCTTTTCCAATAAACGCTACCGTTATACCTTTATCCAGATGTATAAGGTTCTCCAATGTTTTTAGAAAGGTCTCATTCATAACTCCCATAATTTAATTATAGCTGAAAGCTAGCAAATGTTATATGTATGATATATTTTTAAATGGGAGGGATTTTATGGAGAGAACATTTGTTTATTTGAAACCAAATACGATACAGAGGCAATTGATCGGGGAAGTGATATCCAGATTTGAAAGGAAAGGGCTGAAAATCGTAGCTTTAAAAATGCTGAAAATGACAATGGAGCAGGCGGAGAAACTCTACGAGGAACACAAAGGGAAGGATTTCTATAAGCCGCTTCTGAAGTTTGTTACCTCCGGTCCAATAGTTGCGATGATCCTTGAGGGACCCCGGGCTGTTGAGGTTGTTCGCCATGTTATAGGAAAAACGGATCCTCTTGAAGCTAACAGCGGGACGATCAGGGGAGAATTCGGAGTCACGATAAGAAAGAACATAGTCCATGCTTCCGACAGTCCCGAGCATGCCAAACACGAAATGTCGATTTTCTTCGATACCAGTGAAATCGTGGATTATAAGCTCTTACTAGAGGAACAATTCTGATGGTCATAGCTGTTTTAAAAAAAGGAAAGGAAAAGAAGCTCCTCAACGGTTACCCGTGGGTTTTTGAAGATGAAATCAGTGAAGTTCAGGGTGAGCTAATCCTTGGCTCCCCGGTGAATGTTTTTTCGAATGATTGGGCCTTCGTGGGAAAAGGCTTATACAATCCCTTTTCGAACAGAAAGATAATGTTTCTGACCACTGAAGATGTAGAGTTAGACGAAAATTTTTTCAGAGAAAGATTATATAAAGCCCTGGAATGGAGAACACGTTTTTTTGATAAGCCCTATTACAGGTTATTTCACGGTGAAGCCGACGGAATTCCCGGGTTCATTGCCGACAGGTATGGTGAAGTTATAGTTGTACAGTTCAGAAATTCCATTGTAGAACTATTGAAAAAACAGCTGGTAAATTCTATCGTAGAGCTTCTTCTTCCTGCTGCGGTTTATGAGAGAAGCGATTTTGAAATGGGCACCGGTGAAGCTTTGCAAAGGGAAACGGGACTACTTTTTGGTGAGATAAAAACTCCAATTGTTGAGGTCGAAGAGAATGGATTGAAGTATATCGTGAACTTTACAAACGGGCAAAAAACCGGGTTTTTCTTCGACCAAAGAGATTCGAGAAAAATGGCACGGAAAATTGTAAAAAGATTCGCTTTCAAGAGAGCTCTCGATCTTTTTTCGTTTACCGGTGGTTTTGGAATAAATATGGCCAAAGCGGGTGCTGAAGTTGTTTGCGTCGATAAATCCGGTGAAGATCTAGAAGTAGCTGAACTCAACGCAGCGTTGAATGATGTAAAAGAACGCATGAGTTTTGTTCAGATGGACGTCTTCAAATATCTGAAATCTTTGGAAAAGAAGGAACAATTTGATATAGTTGTTTTAGATCCTCCATCGTTGATAAAAAGAAAGAAGGAACTTCGT is a genomic window containing:
- a CDS encoding class I SAM-dependent rRNA methyltransferase codes for the protein MVIAVLKKGKEKKLLNGYPWVFEDEISEVQGELILGSPVNVFSNDWAFVGKGLYNPFSNRKIMFLTTEDVELDENFFRERLYKALEWRTRFFDKPYYRLFHGEADGIPGFIADRYGEVIVVQFRNSIVELLKKQLVNSIVELLLPAAVYERSDFEMGTGEALQRETGLLFGEIKTPIVEVEENGLKYIVNFTNGQKTGFFFDQRDSRKMARKIVKRFAFKRALDLFSFTGGFGINMAKAGAEVVCVDKSGEDLEVAELNAALNDVKERMSFVQMDVFKYLKSLEKKEQFDIVVLDPPSLIKRKKELRRGIELLKELVSLSVPVVKSHGVICLCSCAYNLGLEHLIEALRKVSLELDVQYKNIGITYQSLDHPWVLQIPESLYLKCVWTVVEKR
- the ndk gene encoding nucleoside-diphosphate kinase gives rise to the protein MERTFVYLKPNTIQRQLIGEVISRFERKGLKIVALKMLKMTMEQAEKLYEEHKGKDFYKPLLKFVTSGPIVAMILEGPRAVEVVRHVIGKTDPLEANSGTIRGEFGVTIRKNIVHASDSPEHAKHEMSIFFDTSEIVDYKLLLEEQF
- the rnc gene encoding ribonuclease III — encoded protein: MGEMKEYYKKVQEFCKKNDLDIDTEWIFKALCHSSYANEVVRKGMNVESNERLEFLGDAVLALSLADLLYREYDVDEGVMSKTRAVVASEKVLAEVARNMNIGEYLLLGKGELKTGGRGRDSILADAFEAILGALYLSEGFEIARNFVKEKLGIYIEKALNKELVLDYKTTLQELTQGNLGVRPEYSYIENIGTPQNKLFHVEVRVNGKALAVGYGKTKKAAEQDAARKAYEKLLKDLEEQGIEPKNSERLT
- a CDS encoding transketolase; this translates as MAKKKLSEQKIAELKELGRICRGDILKMTTVAKSGHPGGSMSSIDIYLMLYAYANIDPENPFDPNRDRVVISHGHTSPGVYAALGRLGFFNIDEVIAGFRHAGSIYEGHITRGIPGVEWTTGNLGQGLSAGVGMALASKISGKNFQVYVAMGDAEQAKGQVAEARRTAVKYGLNNLVAVIDYNDAQISGRAHDVMFVDIKANYEADGWKVIEVDGHDYEALNDALCEASNYSEGPVVIIAKTVMGKGVSFMEDVVGYHGKPLDLEACKKALAELGVENDLEKYLEMRKKLPSYHEPIVPPTEFVEIDPGTPITYGASEKLDNRSAFGKALADLAKINKGKAPIAVVDCDLKPSTKLEDFEKVWPENFVQIGVQEHNAVTVAGAMSISGAKTFFADFGVFGIDETYNQQRLNDINKTDLKVGVTHVGIDVGEDGKTHHCLDYIGAIKNLYGFKLIVPADPNQTDRAVRYAAVNKGNFIIAMGRSKMDIITDANGKPFFGDDYKFEYGKVDVIREGKDATVVVTGQVTTEAVKAADELKAEGIEITILNVSCPLDANFEEVKEYLKGKVCSFEDHNVNSGLGTLLESYFALAGFLPEKFEKIGIDRYFISGSKKDLYKIAGLDAESIAERVRKWVR
- a CDS encoding PSP1 domain-containing protein, whose protein sequence is MPEIYGHVYGVEFHAVGKLSKYTAEDLQLRPGDRVIAMGEFGLDVGTVRYGPVIMRIDQLSEEIKPILRKMTEEDEEVHRKNQEDSEKAFEICKELIKKHGLPMRLLEARYMFDRSRIVFYFGADSRVDFRELVKDLARTFKTRIELRQVGIRDEVKMQGSLGLCGMVACCVRFLRNFESITLKHAKKQQLLINPAKISGRCGRLLCCLAYEQDLYEEELKDIPDEGTVVEYQNKTCKVLTVNIFLKMLTLVADDGQLLKIPFDEFRKSQVSFLSDTDPEELLREKDEDIELEEDDK